The genomic stretch CACGCTGCACCCCACCGTAGACGCCCGCACCGCCCCACACGCGCCGTTCGCAGGTTAGGCGGGTGGCAGGATGGACGGACCCGACCCGACCGGACGGAGATGCCGATGGACACGCCGCTCACCCCGGTGACCGAGGACTGGCAGCGCGCACTGGCGATCGTGGCGCATCCGGACGACCTGGAGTTCGGTGCCGCCGCGGCGATCGCCCGCTGGACCGGCCAGGGCAAGCAGGTCGTGTACTGCCTGGTGACCAGCGGCGAGGCCGGCATCGACGGGATGGCTCCGCCGCAGGCCCGCGCGGTACGCGAGCAGGAACAGCGCGCCTCGGCGGAGCTGGTGGGCGTGGACACCGTGGAGTTCCTCGGCCTGCCCGACGGGATCCTGGAGTACGGCGTACCGCTGCGCCGGGAACTGGCCGCCGTGGTGCGCCGACACCGTCCGGAGGTCGTCATCACGAACAACTTCCGGGAGACCTGGGACGGCGC from Micromonospora craniellae encodes the following:
- a CDS encoding PIG-L deacetylase family protein, with the translated sequence MPMDTPLTPVTEDWQRALAIVAHPDDLEFGAAAAIARWTGQGKQVVYCLVTSGEAGIDGMAPPQARAVREQEQRASAELVGVDTVEFLGLPDGILEYGVPLRRELAAVVRRHRPEVVITNNFRETWDGADTLNQADHIAVGHATLDAVRDAGNRWIFPEQLTGEVEPWGGVRQVWAASSPRSQHGVDTTETFAQGVASLLAHDAYLTGLGDGSFDAEEFLEGGARPVGSRLGVRYGTSFEVFHFDLW